One region of Limnospira fusiformis SAG 85.79 genomic DNA includes:
- a CDS encoding reverse transcriptase N-terminal domain-containing protein, translated as MFQAAKSGQDAKARKLQRLLVKSYYARLLAVRL; from the coding sequence ATATTTCAAGCAGCTAAATCGGGACAGGATGCAAAGGCTAGAAAGTTGCAACGTCTATTGGTGAAGTCATATTATGCTCGACTCTTAGCAGTGCGACTGTAG
- the ltrA gene encoding group II intron reverse transcriptase/maturase — MRAISSRQRFELVENIKGNLKAKPLRRVWIPKPGRDEKRPLGIPTIQDRARQALVKSALEPEWESRFEGTSYGFRPGRSAHDAIARIYLCIKHSSYYVLDADIAKCFDRINHDYLLSKIHCPSSLKKDLKQLLKAGVLDNGVFEDTDSGTPQGGVISPLLANIALDRMERLVKEMYPNKGTTTQVNLIRYADDFVVISKDLGIIEQCKTAISEWLKSVGLEIKPEKTRICHTLNPIEYNGKTEEPGFDFLGFNIRQYPVGKYKSGKTGGGNSRLIGHKTYIKPSNKAVTAHTEVIKGVIQQHKTAPQSALIGKLNPIIRGWSNYYSAVVSTETFNKLDSIVWLMLRAWTISRCGKASYEKLGNYFHKGTVKLSNGKERHESWLFKTKDGLTLWQHNWTPLVRHTIIRPDATPYDGNWTYWATRKGQAIDTPNRVAKLLKKQKGKCAWCGQYITPSDLIEVDHIVPRSLGGKDEYKNLQLLHHHCHDDKTALDNANAVSLTMEQSN, encoded by the coding sequence ATGAGAGCAATCTCATCAAGACAAAGGTTTGAACTTGTTGAGAATATTAAGGGAAACCTCAAAGCAAAACCACTGCGACGGGTGTGGATTCCAAAACCTGGTAGGGATGAAAAACGCCCTCTAGGAATACCCACAATCCAAGATAGAGCCAGGCAAGCCTTGGTGAAGTCGGCACTTGAGCCCGAATGGGAATCAAGATTTGAAGGAACAAGCTATGGGTTTAGACCTGGACGGTCAGCCCATGACGCAATAGCACGAATCTATCTATGTATCAAACATAGTAGTTATTATGTGTTGGATGCTGATATAGCAAAGTGTTTCGACCGAATAAACCATGATTACCTACTGTCCAAAATTCATTGTCCAAGCAGCCTAAAGAAAGACCTGAAACAGTTGCTTAAAGCTGGCGTGCTAGATAACGGTGTATTCGAGGATACAGACTCAGGGACACCTCAAGGAGGGGTAATAAGTCCACTCCTAGCCAACATCGCACTGGATAGAATGGAAAGGTTAGTTAAGGAAATGTATCCAAATAAAGGGACAACCACCCAGGTCAACCTAATAAGATACGCCGATGATTTTGTGGTCATATCCAAAGACTTAGGAATCATTGAACAGTGCAAAACTGCTATTTCTGAATGGTTAAAATCTGTAGGACTAGAAATAAAACCTGAAAAGACCCGAATCTGCCACACACTCAATCCTATCGAGTATAATGGCAAAACAGAAGAACCAGGGTTCGACTTTCTAGGTTTTAATATCAGGCAATATCCAGTAGGAAAGTATAAATCTGGAAAAACAGGTGGAGGAAACAGCCGATTAATCGGTCACAAAACCTATATAAAACCCAGTAATAAAGCAGTTACAGCCCATACAGAAGTGATAAAAGGTGTAATTCAACAACATAAAACAGCACCTCAATCTGCCCTGATTGGTAAACTAAACCCAATCATAAGGGGATGGTCAAACTACTATTCAGCAGTAGTTTCAACAGAAACCTTTAATAAACTGGATAGCATAGTCTGGTTAATGTTACGGGCATGGACAATTTCAAGATGCGGAAAGGCAAGTTACGAAAAGCTAGGAAACTACTTCCATAAAGGAACGGTTAAACTTAGCAATGGGAAAGAAAGACATGAATCCTGGTTATTCAAGACTAAGGATGGACTCACATTATGGCAACATAACTGGACTCCATTGGTCAGACATACCATAATACGCCCTGACGCAACACCATACGACGGAAATTGGACTTACTGGGCAACCAGGAAAGGACAAGCAATCGACACGCCAAACAGGGTAGCAAAACTACTCAAAAAGCAAAAAGGCAAGTGCGCCTGGTGCGGGCAATACATTACCCCATCAGACCTAATTGAAGTAGACCACATTGTACCTCGAAGCCTAGGTGGAAAGGATGAATACAAGAATCTTCAATTACTGCACCACCACTGTCACGATGATAAAACGGCACTAGACAACGCCAACGCTGTGTCCTTAACAATGGAGCAGTCAAACTAG
- a CDS encoding IS630 family transposase, whose translation MPAPYSYDLRQKVIDAIELDGMPKTEASQVFHVSRNTINLWLQRKAQTGDFLPKPHHRPGNNHKITDWQKFKAFAQEHGHKTSAQMAELWDDDISPRTISRALKKIGFTRKKTYGYQERWKQQREEFMAQIEQMEPEEVVYLDEAGMNSQDSDYPYGYCEEGKRFHALKSGKRQGRVSYIAAWCHQQLLAPFSFEGCCNRTVFELWLEFILIPTLKPGQTLVLDNATFHKGGRIAELVEAAQCRLLYLPPYSPDLNKIEKCWSWLKARIRHCIEQFDSLHDAMDSVLKAAL comes from the coding sequence ATGCCAGCCCCCTATAGTTACGACCTCAGACAAAAAGTTATTGATGCCATTGAACTAGACGGTATGCCCAAAACAGAAGCCAGTCAAGTTTTCCATGTCAGCAGGAACACCATTAATCTCTGGCTGCAAAGAAAAGCACAGACCGGAGACTTCCTCCCTAAACCTCATCACCGACCTGGCAATAACCACAAAATTACCGACTGGCAGAAATTCAAGGCTTTTGCCCAAGAGCATGGCCACAAAACCTCCGCTCAAATGGCTGAACTTTGGGATGACGACATCTCTCCTCGCACCATATCCAGAGCCTTGAAGAAAATTGGCTTCACCAGAAAAAAAACTTACGGCTACCAAGAACGTTGGAAGCAACAGCGAGAGGAGTTTATGGCTCAGATTGAACAGATGGAGCCGGAAGAAGTGGTCTACCTCGATGAAGCCGGCATGAATAGTCAGGACTCGGATTACCCTTATGGTTACTGCGAGGAAGGAAAACGCTTCCATGCACTCAAATCAGGGAAGAGGCAGGGCAGGGTAAGCTATATAGCCGCATGGTGTCATCAACAACTCTTAGCTCCCTTTAGCTTTGAGGGTTGTTGTAATCGGACAGTGTTTGAGTTGTGGTTGGAGTTCATCTTAATTCCAACATTGAAGCCAGGTCAGACTCTAGTATTGGACAATGCAACGTTTCATAAAGGGGGGCGGATTGCTGAACTGGTGGAGGCAGCTCAATGCCGTTTACTCTATCTACCACCTTATTCGCCAGACCTCAACAAGATAGAGAAATGTTGGTCGTGGCTGAAAGCCCGTATTCGCCACTGCATTGAGCAGTTTGATTCTCTCCATGATGCCATGGATTCCGTTCTCAAAGCTGCGTTATAA
- a CDS encoding IS630 family transposase translates to MPAPYSYDLRQKVIDAIELDGMPKTEASQVFHVSRNTINLWLQRKAQTGDFLPKPNHPPGNNHKITDWQKFKAFAQEHGHKTSAPMAELWDDDISPRTISRALKKIGFTRKKTYGYQERWKQQREEFMAQIEQMEPQEVVYLDEAGMNSQDSDYPYGYCEEGKRFHALKSGKRQDRVSYIAAWCHQQLLAPFSFEGCCNRTVFELWLEFILIPTLKPGQTLVLDNATFHKGGRIPELVEAAQCRLLYLPPYSPDLNKIEKCWSWLKARIRHCIEQFDSLHDAMDSVLKAAS, encoded by the coding sequence ATGCCAGCCCCCTATAGTTACGACCTCAGACAAAAAGTTATTGATGCAATTGAACTAGACGGTATGCCCAAAACAGAAGCCAGTCAAGTTTTCCATGTCAGCCGGAACACCATTAATCTCTGGCTGCAAAGAAAAGCACAGACCGGAGACTTCCTCCCTAAACCTAATCACCCACCTGGCAATAACCACAAAATTACCGACTGGCAGAAATTCAAGGCTTTTGCCCAAGAGCATGGCCACAAAACCTCCGCTCCAATGGCTGAACTTTGGGATGACGACATCTCTCCTCGCACCATATCCAGAGCCTTGAAGAAAATTGGCTTCACCAGAAAAAAAACTTACGGCTACCAAGAACGTTGGAAGCAACAGCGAGAGGAGTTTATGGCTCAGATTGAACAGATGGAGCCACAAGAAGTGGTCTACCTCGATGAAGCCGGCATGAATAGTCAGGACTCGGATTACCCTTATGGTTACTGCGAGGAAGGAAAACGCTTCCATGCCCTCAAATCAGGGAAGAGGCAGGACAGGGTGAGCTATATAGCCGCATGGTGTCATCAACAACTCTTAGCCCCCTTTAGCTTTGAGGGTTGTTGTAATCGGACAGTGTTTGAGTTGTGGTTGGAGTTCATCTTAATTCCAACACTGAAGCCAGGTCAGACTCTAGTGCTAGACAATGCAACGTTTCATAAAGGGGGACGGATTCCTGAGCTAGTGGAGGCGGCTCAATGCCGTTTGCTCTATCTACCACCTTATTCGCCAGACCTCAACAAGATAGAGAAATGTTGGTCGTGGTTGAAAGCCCGCATTCGCCATTGTATTGAGCAGTTTGATTCTCTCCATGATGCCATGGATTCCGTTCTCAAAGCTGCGTCCTAA
- a CDS encoding IS4-like element ISAtsp3 family transposase: MNELNRLRDTLRPHLPWHGARLNFVCLFLMALFQTKTVNLMEIATVFANPVQISSNYQRLQRFFRQFKFDRAEIARFVVSLIDIPQPWTLSLDRTCWSFGQTHFNILMLAVVHEGIAFPLLWTMLDKKGNSNSGERMDLFDRFEALFPDVEVACLTADREFVGRDWLSYLLIDPEVPFRLRIRHSELISPKLGGTRRSGERMFDSLRPGEFRQLSGRRWVWGRQVYVIGSRLADSGELLILITNACPETALPDYARRWGIENLFGALKTRGFCLESTHFKDPERLSRLLALLSLAFTWAMKVGLWIHQGSPIPLKAHGRCSQSLFRTGLDFLRRTFSNLPLFSGRFHQALQLLSCT; this comes from the coding sequence ATGAACGAGCTTAACCGATTACGAGACACTTTGCGCCCTCACTTGCCCTGGCACGGGGCGAGATTAAACTTTGTCTGCCTGTTCCTGATGGCGCTATTCCAAACAAAGACGGTTAATCTGATGGAAATAGCGACTGTATTCGCAAATCCTGTGCAAATTTCCTCAAATTACCAGCGATTACAACGTTTTTTTCGGCAATTCAAATTTGACCGGGCAGAGATTGCCCGTTTCGTCGTTAGCCTCATTGACATTCCCCAACCTTGGACTCTTAGTCTCGACCGCACCTGTTGGTCTTTCGGTCAAACCCATTTCAACATCTTGATGTTGGCAGTCGTCCACGAGGGGATTGCCTTTCCCCTGCTGTGGACGATGCTTGACAAAAAGGGCAATAGCAACAGTGGCGAACGCATGGACTTATTCGACCGCTTCGAGGCACTATTTCCTGACGTGGAGGTGGCTTGTCTGACCGCTGACCGGGAATTTGTGGGGCGAGATTGGCTCTCGTATCTTCTCATCGACCCCGAGGTTCCTTTCCGCCTACGCATCCGCCACAGCGAGCTGATTAGTCCTAAGTTAGGAGGAACTCGGCGTAGTGGCGAACGAATGTTTGATTCTCTGCGACCCGGAGAATTTCGCCAGCTTTCGGGTCGCCGTTGGGTTTGGGGACGGCAGGTTTACGTCATTGGCTCTCGTCTGGCTGATTCGGGGGAGTTGTTGATTCTCATCACTAACGCTTGCCCCGAAACGGCCCTCCCCGACTATGCTCGGCGTTGGGGTATTGAAAACCTCTTCGGAGCCTTGAAGACTCGGGGCTTCTGTCTCGAATCGACTCACTTTAAGGACCCTGAGCGCTTGAGCCGTTTATTGGCTTTGCTTAGCCTGGCTTTTACTTGGGCTATGAAGGTGGGTTTGTGGATTCACCAAGGTTCACCCATTCCTTTGAAGGCTCACGGACGATGTTCCCAGAGTCTTTTCCGCACTGGCTTGGATTTTCTACGCCGCACTTTCTCTAATCTGCCTTTGTTTTCAGGGCGGTTTCACCAGGCTCTACAACTTTTGTCCTGTACTTAG